In Trichoderma breve strain T069 chromosome 4, whole genome shotgun sequence, the following proteins share a genomic window:
- a CDS encoding NADH-ubiquinone reductase complex 1 MLRQ subunit domain-containing protein, translated as MRPTLALRAFRPTARMMRPVPKEDQAGHTVSQRLRKLKQIPAELYPLFVVVGFALGAAAYSTTRKFFVDKNLRLARQGAAHRAAQSSDGHGGEH; from the exons ATGCGTCCTACTCTTGCTCTTCGGGCCTTCCGCCCTACGGCCCGCATGATGCGACCCGTCCCC AAGGAGGACCAGGCCG GCCACACCGTCTCCCAGCGCCTccgcaagctcaagcagatCCCTGCCGAGCTGTACCCCCTCT tcgtcgtcgtcggttTCGCTCTAGGCGCCGCTGCCTACTCCACCACCCGCAAGTTCTTCGTCGACAAGAACCTGCGACTCGCCCGACAGGGTGCCGCTCACCGCGCCGCTCAGAGCTCCGATGGACACGGCGGCGAGCACTAA
- a CDS encoding cytochrome oxidase c subunit VIb domain-containing protein produces MSDEEGQELVTKPFKFVTGTDARFPNVNQTKHCWQNYVDYHKCILAKGEDFAPCRQFWLAYRSLCPSGWYQRWDEQRESGNFPVKLDA; encoded by the exons ATGTCCGACGAGGAAGGCCAGGAGCTTGTCACCAAGCCCTTCAAGTTTGTCACTG GCACTGATGCCCGTTTCCCCAACGTGAACCAGACCAAGCACTGCTGGCAAAACTACGTCGACTACCACAAGTGCATCCTCGCCAAGGGAGAGGACTTTGCGCCTTGCCGTCAG TTCTGGTTGGCCTACCGATCACTGTGCCCCTCTGGATGGTACCAGCGATGGGACGAGCAGCGCG AGTCTGGTAACTTCCCTGTGAAGCTCGATGCTTAA
- a CDS encoding telomere stability and silencing domain-containing protein, with translation MAEHLNVLISTFNGLGLPPTLVLRTSPTTTVTSLREQIDDKLPAGATEAKFIITTLSNRLLPQVSEAPLSTYLTSDEDEFLNLRLAIPLCGGKGGFGSQLRAAGGRMSSRKKQKQDDGGSSRNLDGRRIRTINEAKALAEYLAIKPEMEKKEKEKRRQRWEEIVDHAERREAEIKSGGRGKLDGQWVEDKEESNERTREAVLAAMKSGNYKDNLLSSSHDSASTEQSNSKSASDGEDSESSKESPPPTEAAGPSKAKARTFFGFDEDDEFMSSDSENEDGKKSS, from the coding sequence ATGGCGGAACATCTCAACGTCCTAATTTCGACCTTCAATGGTCTCGGTCTTCCACCGACTTTGGTTCTGCGCACATCTCCAACTACTACGGTCACCTCTCTGCGAGAGCAGATCGATGACAAACTGCCTGCCGGTGCCACCGAAGCCAAGTTCATCATCACAACTCTCTCAAATCGACTGCTACCCCAAGTATCAGAGGCACCACTTTCAACGTATCTTACATCAGACGAGGATGAATTCCTCAATTTGCGCCTCGCCATTCCCCTATGCGGTGGAAAGGGTGGTTTCGGATCTCAGCTCCGAGCTGCCGGTGGTCGCATGTCATcgcgcaagaagcagaagcaagacGATGGCGGCTCAAGCCGAAACCTAGACGGAAGACGAATCCGCACTATTAATGAGGCCAAGGCTCTCGCCGAGTACCTCGCTATCAAaccagagatggagaagaaggaaaaggagaagcgacGTCAACGATGGGAAGAAATTGTTGACCAtgcagagaggagagaggcagaGATCAAGTCTGGCGGCAGGGGCAAGTTGGACGGCCAGTGGGttgaagacaaagaagaaagcaacgAGCGAACTCGCGAGGCTGTGCTGGCCGCGATGAAATCTGGAAACTACAAAGACAACCTACTGAGCTCATCTCACGACTCTGCGTCAACCGAGCAAAGCAATAGCAAATCTGCAAGCGATGGGGAAGATTCGGAGAGCTCTAAAGAGTCACCCCCTCCAACTGAGGCTGCTGGTCCTTCAAAGGCCAAGGCGAGAACATTCTTCGGctttgacgaggacgacgaatTCATGAGTTCTGATTCGGAGAATGAGGATGGAAAGAAATCTTCATAA
- a CDS encoding plectin/S10 domain-containing protein: MLIPKADRKKIHEYLFREGVLVAQKDFNLPKHPDIDTKNLFVIKAAQSLNSRGYVKTQFSWQYYYYTLTPEGLDYLREWLHLPAEIVPATHIKQQRSHAPPRGMLGEGERERRPFGRGRGGDRGDREGGYRRRDAGEGKEGGAPGEFAPQFRGGFGRGRGAAPPS, from the exons ATGTTGATTCCCAAGGCCGACCGCAAGAAGATTCACGAG TACCTCTTCCGCGAGGGTGTCCTCGTCGCGCAGAAGGACTTCAACCTCCCCAAGCACCCCGATATTGACACCAAGAACCTGTTCGTCATCAAGGCTGCTCAGTCCCTCAACTCCCGCGGCTATGTCAAGACTCAGTTCTCTTGGCAATACTACTACTACACCCTGACCCCCGAGGGTCTCGACTACCTCCGGGAATGGCTTCACCTGCCTGCCGAGATCGTTCCTGCTACTcacatcaagcagcagcgaTCACACGCTCCTCCCCGTGGCATGCTCGGCGAGGGCGAGCGTGAGCGACGACCTTTCGGCCGTGGACGTGGCGGCGACCGTGGTGACCGTGAGGGTGGATACCGAAGGAGGGATGCTGGCGAGGGCAAGGAGGGTGGTGCTCCCGGCGAGTTTGCTCCTCAATT CCGTGGTGGCTTTGGCCGTGGACGTGGTGCTGCTCCTCCTTCCTAA
- a CDS encoding AAA ATPase domain-containing protein, with amino-acid sequence MAAPIVTVSESKDLRGLNLIAAHSHIRGLGVDATSLEPRAASQGLVGQEKARKAAAVILQMIKEGKIAGRAVLIAGPPSTGKTAIATGMAQSLGADVPFTTLASSEIFSLEMSKTEALTQAFRKSIGVRIKEESEIMEGEVVEIQIDRSVTGSAKQGKLTIKTTDMEAVYDMGAKMIDAMTKERVMAGDIISIDKSSGKITKLGRSYARSRDYDAMGVDTKFLQCPDGELQRRKEVVHTVTLHEIDVINSRTQGFLALFSGDTGEIRSEIRDQINTKVGEWKEEGKAEIVPGVLFIDEVHMLDIECFSYINRALEDDLAPVVIMASNRGQSRIRGTDYKSPHGLPLDFLDRVVIINTHPYNPEEIQQILSIRAQEEEIDVSADALALLTKIGQEAGLRYASNLITTSQLVSAKRKSKQVGIDDVKRCFQLFYDPARSIEFVNKSEKRLIGNDGGVDLSVQNGGTNAAAAAAGSETMDLS; translated from the exons ATGGCTGCT CCCATAGTGACCGTTTCCGAGTCCAAGGACCTTCGCGGTCTGAACCTCATCGCCGCGCATTCTCACATCCGTGGACTCGGCGTCGATGCCACGAGTCTCGAGCCCAGAGCCGCGTCTCAAGGCCTTGTTGGCCAGGAGAAGGCTCGAAAGGCCGCGGCAGTCATCCTTCAGATgatcaaggagggcaagatTGCTGGTCGCGCCGTCCTGATTGCCGGTCCCCCAAG CACGGGCAAAACTGCCATTGCTACCGGAATGGCACAGTCACTCGGCGCCGACGTTCCCTTCACGACCCTCGCGTCCTCCGAAATCTTCTCCCTCGAAATGTCAAAAACCGAGGCTCTCACCCAAGCCTTCCGCAAATCAATCGGCGTCCGCATTAAGGAGGAGAGCGAGATCATGGAGGGAGAGGTTGTCGAGATCCAGATTGACCGAAGCGTCACCGGCAGTGCCAAGCAGGGCAAGCTGACCATCAAGACTACCGATATGGAGGCTGTGTACGACATGGGCGCAAAGATGATTGATGCCATGACCAAGGAGCGCGTCATGGCTGGTGATATCATTTCCATTGACAAGTCCTCTGGAAAGATTACCAAGCTCGGCCGATCATACGCTCGATCCCGTGATTACGATGCCATGGGCGTCGATACCAAATTTTTGCAGTGCCCCGACGGAGAGCTGCAAAGGCGCAAGGAGGTGGTCCACACAGTGACGCTGCACGAAATCGATGTCATCAACTCGCGAACACAGGGTTTCCTGGCTCTTTTCTCTGGCGACACCGGTGAGATTCGCAGCGAGATTCGCGATCAGATCAACACCAAGGTTGGGGAGTGGAAAGAGGAGGGCAAGGCCGAGATCGTTCCCGGCGTGCTGTTCATCGACGAGGTGCACATGCTCGACATTGAGTGCTTCTCTTACATCAACCGAGCCCTGGAGGATGATTTGGCGCCagtcgtcatcatggccagcaaCCGCGGCCAGTCGCGCATCCGCGGTACTGACTACAAGAGCCCACACGGCCTGCCCCTCGATTTCTTGGATCGcgttgtcatcatcaacacgCATCCTTACAACCCCGAAGAGATTCAACAAATCCTGTCCATTCGAGCgcaggaagaggagattgacgTTTCAGCAGACGCCCTTGCCCTGCTTACCAAGATTGGCCAGGAGGCCGGTCTTCGATACGCCAGCAACCTCATTACCACATCGCAGCTGGTCTcagcaaagagaaaatctAAGCAGGTCGGCATTGATGACGTCAAGCGAtgcttccagctcttctACGACCCTGCCAGAAGTATCGAGTTTGTGAACAAATCCGAGAAGCGCCTGATTGGCAACGACGGCGGCGTTGATTTGTCGGTCCAGAACGGTGGCACcaatgccgctgctgccgctgccggcTCTGAGACTATGGACTTGAGCTAG
- a CDS encoding glyceraldehyde 3-phosphate dehydrogenase, NAD binding domain-containing protein has translation MAPIKVGINGFGRIGRIVFRNAVEHPDIEVVAVNDPFIETTYAAYMLKYDSSHGIFKGDIDVDGKDLVVNGKKVRFYTERDPANIKWSETGADYIVESTGVFTTTDKAKAHLAGGAKKVIISAPSADAPMYVMGVNEDKYDGSADVISNASCTTNCLAPLAKVIHDNYGIVEGLMTTVHSYTATQKTVDGPSAKDWRGGRGAAQNMIPSSTGAAKAVGKVIPSLNGKLTGMSIRVPTANVSVVDLTVRLEKPASYAAITETIKKAADGPLKGVLAYTNDDVVSSDMLGNTNSSIFDIKAGISLNDNFVKLVSWYDNEWGYSRRVLDLLAHVAKVDASK, from the exons ATGGCTCCCATCAAGGTCGGCATCAACGGCTTCGGTCGAATTGGACGTATCGTCTTCCGCAACGCTGTTGAGCACCCCGACATCGAGGTCGTCGCCGTCAACGACCCCTTCATCGAGACCACCTATGCT GCCTACATGCTCAAGTATGATTCCTCCCACGGTATCTTCAAGGGCGACATCGATGTCGATGGCAAGGACCTCGTTGTGAACGGCAAGAAGGTCCGCTTCTACACCGAGCGTGACCCTGCCAACATCAAGTGGAGCGAGACTGGCGCCGACTACATTGTCGAGTCCACCGGTgtcttcaccaccaccgacaaggccaaggctcaCTTGGCCGGCGGTGCCAAGAAGGTCATCATCTCTGCCCCCTCTGCCGATGCCCCCATGTACGTGATGGGTGTCAACGAGGACAAGTACGACGGCTCTGCCGatgtcatctccaacgccTCTTGCACCACCAACTGCCTGGCTCCCCTCGCCAAGGTCATCCACGACAACTACGGCATCGTTGAGGGTCTCATGACCACCGTCCACTCCTACACTGCCACCCAGAAGACCGTCGATGGTCCCTCCGCCAAGGACTGGCGTGGTGGCCGTGGTGCTGCCCAGAACATGATCCCCAGCAGCACTGGTGCCGCCAAGGCCGTCGGCAAGGTCATCCCCTCCCTCAACGGCAAGCTCACCGGCATGTCCATCCGTGTCCCCACCGCCAACGTCTCCGTTGTCGACTTGACCGTCCGCCTCGAGAAGCCCGCCAGCTACGCTGCCATCACTGAGACCATCAAGAAGGCTGCCGATGGTCCCCTCAAGG GCGTTTTGGCCTACACCAACGACGATGTCGTCTCCAGCGACATGCTCGGCAACACcaactcctccatcttcgATATCAAGGCCGGTATCTCCCTCAACGACAACTTCGTCAAGCTGGTCTCTTGGTACGACAACGAGTGGGGCTACTCCCGCCGTGTCCTCGACCTCCTGGCCCACGTCGCCAAGGTCGATGCCTCCAAATAA
- a CDS encoding GYF domain-containing protein, translated as MSSRYSAARPKRAGENFARTHYNNEEDTKRVKFDVRNPSILAPDAREDDAVLDADVIGGSGATKRGAVNLDGYDSDSDNENFNARAGSRKKGTVNILEQLDNYDAKGGSNKEQSGGPVNEDDDDDDMFAAENDDEPGKEEANGEDEHFEKSGRKKKDVKFLDNAQIEGQVPMSKSGGTIRLDERESSDDEDDLELAIQEEGVDEEVGAGGLKRNAPKVEAFNLREEMEEGRFDQDGNYVRKANDPDAMHDSWLEGFSKKEMKKAAAAHEKREAEARERRIQEDEVLVSELLAALIRRLEKTETPLEALARLGKDKTKTKKVPKWKLKKLNKGAEAMETDQEVTVDPKQAEVRQAIDAITDAADKLLSRGHEEIYDQERELLVREYRRETGEDWVDAKVEDQPPATANDDDDVSVPASGTKWEFRWTDGRDNAAKQGPFDGPTMKAWQDAGYFGQGVEFRAIGGAGDEGAWTASADFS; from the coding sequence ATGTCTTCTCGATACTCTGCGGCGCGGCCCAAGCGGGCGGGCGAGAACTTTGCTCGAACGCACTACAACAACGAGGAGGATACAAAGCGAGTCAAGTTTGATGTGCGCAATccgtccatcttggctcCAGATGCGCGAGAAGACGATGCGGTACTCGACGCCGACGTCATAGGCGGCAGCGGTGCCACGAAACGAGGTGCTGTGAACCTTGACGGCTACGACAGTGATTCAGACAATGAGAATTTCAACGCGCGAGCAGGCAGCCGCAAGAAGGGAACCGTCAATATCCTAGAGCAGCTGGATAACTACGATGCCAAAGGAGGCAGCAACAAGGAACAGTCGGGCGGACCTGTcaacgaagatgacgacgatgacgacatgTTCGCGGCCGAAAACGACGACGAGCcaggaaaagaggaagcgaATGGAGAGGATGAACACTTTGAAAAGTCTGgtaggaagaagaaggacgtCAAGTTTCTCGATAACGCCCAGATTGAAGGTCAAGTCCCAATGAGCAAAAGTGGCGGCACCATCCGCCTGGACGAGCGGGAAAgcagcgacgacgaagacgatctGGAGCTTGCGATCCAGGAAGAGGGAGTGGACGAAGAGGTAGGCGCGGGCGGCCTAAAACGCAACGCACCAAAAGTGGAAGCTTTCAACCTCAGAGAGGAAATGGAGGAGGGCCGCTTTGATCAAGACGGCAACTACGTTCGAAAGGCTAATGACCCAGATGCTATGCATGATAGTTGGCTCGAAGGCTTTAGCaaaaaggagatgaagaaggcggcagCAGCGCATGAGAAGCGCGAGGCAGAAGCTCGAGAGAGACGCATCCAGGAAGATGAAGTCTTGGTCTCAGAGCTGCTGGCAGCGTTGATCCGGAGGCTAGAGAAAACAGAAACCCCCTTGGAAGCTCTAGCACGGCTaggcaaagacaagacaaagaccAAAAAGGTCCCCAAGtggaagctcaagaagctgaacaagGGTGCAGAAGCTATGGAGACAGATCAAGAGGTGACTGTCGACCCAAAACAAGCCGAGGTTAGGCAAGCCATCGACGCCATTACGGATGCGGCTGATAAACTACTGAGCCGCGGACACGAGGAGATCTACGatcaagagagagagctgttGGTTCGTGAATATCGACGTGAGACTGGAGAAGATTGGGTCGACGCCAAAGTGGAAGATCAGCCCCCTGCCACcgccaacgacgacgacgacgtaTCTGTTCCAGCTAGCGGCACCAAGTGGGAGTTTAGATGGACGGACGGGCGTGACAATGCTGCAAAGCAAGGTCCTTTTGACGGCCCCACGATGAAAGCTTGGCAGGATGCTGGATACTTTGGCCAGGGCGTCGAGTTCCGGGCTATTGGCGGAGCTGGAGACGAAGGTGCGTGGACCGCGTCGGCTGATTTTTCATGA
- a CDS encoding ubiquitin fusion degradation protein UFD1 domain-containing protein: MMSGFGGYDPGNPEHLYNMARHGRRPIIQRFDEYYRCYPLIMAPGSERPELNFGSKIILPPSALDKVSKLHVQWPLLMEMINGEKGKHSHAGVLEFIAEEGRAYIPQWMMETLALDVGDMIQIRTTSLELARMVKLQPQSVNFLDISDPKAVLEKAFRNFATLTKGDIFNFEYNDEVYRVAVLDVKPETDKMGVSMIETDVSVEFAAPVGYVEPERKSGTSTPRSTMGGVPAGGVLHSQGTMAQAINYNSIAPSVTSVPTNFLGEGQRLAKKGSKTATPKPATPVPVDTTAAPRRRDGAPVPLRLPPNKLFFGYELKPLKTDAEKGQDKENSSKPHFAGQGQSLRGTTKRKGDADDKSKAPDKKGPNDGNRLDGRRPR; the protein is encoded by the exons ATGATG TCTGGCTTTGGTGGCTACGATCCCGGAAATCCGGAACACCTCTACAACATGGCACGCCATGGCCGACGACCCATAATCCAGCGGTTCGACGAGTATTACAGATGCTACCCCCTCATCATGGCGCCGGGCAGCGAACGGCCAGAGTTGAATTTCGGTTCCAAGATCATTCTTCCGCCATCAGCCCTGGACAAAGTCTCCAAGCTTCACGTCCAGTGGCCTTTGCTGATGGAAATGATCAACGGcgaaaaaggcaaacactCGCATGCCGGTGTTTTGGAGTTCATTGCTGAGGAGGGTCGTGCATATATCCCCCAGTGG ATGATGGAGACCCTGGCCTTGGATGTAGGCGATATGATCCAGATTCGAACGACTTCGTTGGAGCTTGCTAGAATGGTCAAACTGCAGCCACAATCCGTCAACTTCCTCGATATTAGCGACCCTAAGGCAGTTTTGGAAAAAGCATTCAGAAATTTTGCAACCCTTACAAAAGGCGATATTTTCAACTTTGAGTACAATGACGAGGTCTACCGAGTTGCGGTCCTAGACGTCAAACCGGAGACGGACAAGATGGGTGTTAGCATGATTGAAACTGATGTCTCGGTCGAGTTTGCGGCACCTGTTGGATACGTTGAACCTGAGAGGAAGAGCGGAACCAGTACACCAAGGAGTACCATGGGTGGCGTGCCTGCTGGTGGTGTTTTGCACAGTCAGGGGACCATGGCTCAGGCCATCAACTACAACTCTATTGCTCCATCAGTCACCAGCGTGCCGACCAATTTCCTTGGAGAAGGCCAGCGATTGGCCAAGAAGGGAAGCAAGACTGCAACGCCGAAACCTGCAACGCCAGTACCGGTCGACACAACCGCGGCCCCTAGACGACGAGACGGCGCTCCCGTACcccttcgtcttcctcccaaCAAACTTTTCTTTGGTTACGAACTGAAGCCACTGAAGACGGATGCTGAGAAGGGGCAGGATAAGGAAAACTCCTCCAAGCCCCATTTTGCTGGTCAAGGACAGAGTCTGCGTGGAACTACCAAGAGAAAGGGAGATGCTGACGACAAGTCGAAAGCCCCAGACAAGAAGGGACCAAATGATGGAAACAGGCTAGATGGCCGGCGACCACGATGA